The DNA segment gtcaaaggcaaatacctcATCTTTTTGAATGGCACTGGAACTCTTCCCCTCGTATTCTGATAACGAGGTTTCCCACAAAACTTGCATATATCTATGTTCTCATCCGCTCTCAAGTAGATCATACCGTTTTCGATACAAACATTTTTCACCTGATACGGTAAACAAAGGCCCGCTACAAGTTTCTGAATCTTGTAGTATGAATCCGGTGCAAGATTATCCTCTGGGAGAACACCTTTAAcaaaatcagcaatcgcatccacataTTCTTTAACCAAATTATAAAatgtcttaatgcccatcaatcaaGTTGCGGATGATAAGGgtgaatgaccatctctacaACCATTATACAAAGGCTGTTTTCCTGCATTCAACATGTCAAAAAATCTCCTCGATTCTGCATTGGGTTTTTTCCCTCTATAATGATCATTTAGCATTTGCTCAGTACATACAccataatctacatccgttATTGGTTCTTCTAACCTATCAACAgactgaggttcgctagtattACCATATTCATAACCATTTTCCCCATAAAGATACCAAACCTTATAattctgtgtaaatcctctcaTATATAAATGAGTCCAAATATCCCATTCCTTTAAAATCTGATTATTATTGCAGGAAGAGCAGAGACATCTTAACATATCGGTATTTGCTTCCGGTTGTTGTTGAACAAGCCTCATGAATTTTCTAACACCTTCTGCGTATTCTTCTGTAAGCAACTTGGTGTTTGGATCCAAATGAAGTTTATCCATCTAAGAACGATAATAATTTCCATAAGAcatgatttatttttgttttggatttGTAGTAAAGAAAGTGAAGAGAGAATGAAGTGTGAATGAGGGGAATGAGGGGAATGAGAGAGAGCATGTATTTATAAAGGAAAGTTGTCAACATAATCGACGGAATACCGTCAAAAATCCGTCAAAACGTTTTAACGGTCAAGATTCGTCGGAATTCCGTAGAAACCGAACGGCTAAATAATTTTCATTGGAATTTCGTCGGTATACTGACGAAATTTCGACCAATacgaaaaattcaaaacatcTAAAAAGATTGcgtaacatattttttttttcctcggaTTGTGGTCGGAATTGCGTCGAAATTTCCGACAACGTTTGTTTTGTCGGAGTTTCATCGGACATTTCCGACGAAATACCGACGAATGGAAAAATATGCATTTCGTCGGTATTCGGTCAGAAATTCGTCAGAAATTTTCGACGAATTTCTCTGCCGTAGAAAAGTTCGTCAAAATGTTCTGTGTTTTCTTCTAGTGTATACTTTCGACTTCATTTGAATGAGAAATGATATATATCTGTGGATTACACAATCTTTAGAAAATTAGTTTGCTCAATTTTATATGTGTATACCTCAAtttcttttaagaaaattatccTTTTGCCCctttaaaacttcaaaatttccatttccaaaaaaaaaaattaaagtctatGTACTCCATAAAATTGAACTGAATGGATATTTGTATGTAGattggttttgtttttcatatttCACTAAATTACTTGATTACttagaaaaattaataaaatgtagtTATCAATTATCATGATAATGAGAAAATCTGCATAAATTTAGTTTACGCCTAGGGATTCCAGAttttgtttttcaagaaaagaagaagaaaatcagcGTAGACGAGTAAAAGCATTGCTTTTTGTTTGAGACTTGTACGGCGTTAACCGTTACTATTTTAGGAAAAGAAATTATTCCATGATGGTCAAAGAAGCTGCCCACGTTGAACCACACGTGCAATTTCGGGAGAATCCAAACAGACCGATCTTATCTCCAAACTCCAAttggtctctttttttttcaattggtCTTTAAGATACCATCACTATCCTATTCCCATTTAACAGTACACATCTATTTCGATATACACAGTTTATCTAACAAATTTTGAACATTAGCTTTAAGCTTTACGGCCTACAGGCTACAGCTGTACATGACTACTTCAAACATTGCATCTTGGTAAATTTCATTGTACATAAATATATGCACAAGTATCTCGTGCTAAATTGTTTTATGtcatataaatagttttttttttcctagtaCAAGAGATATACTAGTGGTTTAGGCTAGACATCATCACTGATGAAGATATGAATTTGGTCATGTACTCTAGCTATTGTTAGCGTCAGCGAAAGATAACAaatcatctattgtttattTTGACGGCGTTTATAACAAACGATGAAAGATACCCATCTACATGTTCGTTTGTTAGTTACTAGTTCAtggatatatatatgtttatgaaTAACGCTTGAAATTTATAGGAAGAAAGTTTTTTAAGTGTTAGTATTAATTAAGGATTTGTCGTATATCTCCCAAATTTGTGTGTCCCGGATGTCGTCGCTAAAATATGTTATTGTTGCTGAAATAGCTTGGATAAGTTATAATGAAACGATCCATCACCACTTTTTGGCATAAAAGAAGTGAAACGATCACGGTTTCTTGTGTTATCGTTATTGTTTGTCGACCAATTATCAAATATCGTAATCTGTTTTATAAAAATCAGAAGGTTGGAAAATTGTATCTTTGAGTACAAATGATATGCAAGCGGAACCTACGCCTAACACCCCACCcacacccccccccccctccccccccccccccccccaaataaTTACAGTTCTTCTacattatattacttaattaaTCTGATACtgatacacaaaaataaatcgTCTTATGTCACCGTTACACAATTAAATAAACCCGAAAGCATCATGTTGTTGATCCGAGTACCCGAATCCGTTTACCGGGTCAGCACTGAAACCCTCAGCTTGTTGCTGCGTCTTATTGTCTTCTTCATTTGTCTTGACACTTTGAAAATAACCACCACCGTCGCCGTAACGGAGACGAGGAACATTATGACTCGGTGTAAGTTCAGGGACCGAGTTATGCCCACCATAGCTTGGCCAGTCAAAGCTTGGTTCCCTAGCTAAATTAAGAAACCCGGTTTTCTGTTCGTTTAAGCTCGGTCTATGACTATGGTGGGGAGGTGCGTTTGATGAACCGGCCGCAAATCCCAAACTTCTGTTATCGATCTCATGTAACGACTCGAGAACATCATTGTATTGATGAGAGGAAGATGACGTCGACGAATCATTGTTGCTGTATTCTCTTCCACTTGTCATTGGATTACTATAAACCTGTTTCTGTGCGCTTGATTGCTTCTTGTATATTCGGCATAAAACCCAATCATCAAGctgtgaaaaaatatattttctaaatgatattaaataaacaaaacaaactaatttagtatatttattttttgagtttACGTACCTTGGTGCTTCCATATCTACGGGAGGGTTCGATGAGACGGTACTCATGCATGATCCAATTAGTTTTGGTGCCTTTTGGTGCTTTTCCTACATAAAACACCAAAGCTTTCTTGATCCCAACTCTTCTTCCCGCAGTCGATATAACCTTATCCGTACCGGTGGCTTTCCAGTAACCTGACCCGGCAACCCGGTTAGGTCTCGACCCGTTAGGATACTTCCTATCCCTCGGGCTGAAGAAATACCATTCTTTTTCCCCGAATAACGCCTTACCTACAAAACCAAACAACAAGAATAAGATACATTACATCTACCTATAAATAGACTCTTTGGGTTAAACCAAGCTGGTTAAGGCAACGTACTCGGTAAGACCCACGCGTCGAACTTATAAAGATCGATCTCGGCTATGAGCTGGAGAGAGAAGTCATGACCGGCGGCTTTTCTGCATAGATATTCAACCATCAACTCTTCGTCCGTCGGGTAAAACCGGAAGCCCGGTGGTAAACTTAGTTGGGCCAACGGGTCGAGTTCTTGGATACCCATTCTCTTTTCTTTATATTCTCTCGGACAAATAAAGTATCTACACCTTTCTGATACGGCGTTGaactttcttgttttttgttttgttttgtgtattTTTCACATTCAAGATTTTGAAACTCTGCTACTCGGGAGtgcatatctttatatataaagtagagTTATCTCTCTCCTGGACGCGCCACCTCAGCAGCCAGCTCAAAAAGTCAAGCTCTGTGAACGTGACACCTGTCCCAACCTGGGTTTAAAATAGCGCTTCAAGCCTTGAGGCGGTGAGGAAGGTCAAGCTCGCCTCAAAGCTATAGCGTCGCTTCAGACCGCCTCACCAACTTAAGGCGTAGCCTGAAAAAATACACATAGGATTAGTGGTTAGTCATAGAATGATTCAGGTTCTTCCATTCTTTGTCATTATCCTaaatcattaaaattaaaaattaataagtaTTCATAAACAGAGCATAAAACAGAGAATTGATCCAATAAAGTCTTCAAAAAAAGAGAATCAAACCAACAAATCCTTAAAAGAAACTAAACATAAACCTAAGTCTTCATAGATTTAGAAACAAAAGATTTAtagaaccagaaaaaaaaatgaatatagaCTTGGATAAGATTCACGCTTGAAAATATCTATTCAAAAATGTAAAGACACTAAATAGTTTGAAGTGAATTGAAGTTTTGAAACCATAAAAAGAAAGTGAATATTATATGTTAATAACTTGTGATAGGAATCTTACCTTTAGTTGCATAAGCGATGAAGCGTGATGAGGCGTGAGGCGTGAAAGGCGACTTGAGGCGAGGTTGAAGCAACGCTTACTCGAATTCGCCTCGCTTCATCTCCTCGAGGCGGTGACCCTCCCAACCAAGGTCGCCTCACGCCTTAGCGACGCCTTAGCACGCTTTTTTAAACCCAGGTCCCAACATACAAAACTCACCGTTTCCATGCGTTTTTATTGCATCCACTCTACTGTGTCTTTTAAAAATGGGCTTCCACGAGACACTCTAATATGGATAATTCTCTCTGGGCCGCTATCCAACCAAATGCTAGGCCGTCTCTGAAATTGCATGTTGGTCCGGCGCTTTGACAGTAACTTCCAAGCCGTCTCTGTTCATGTCGTTTCGGTCTCTGTTCTTCACCTCCAACAGTTACAAATCGAATTGATTATCATTAATGGCCTCTAAAACCACGATCTTGCATTCACTGATTCTTATTGTTCATTCAGGCGGTCATTCTCACCTATAAATAAGTAAGGATTCATCCCTTTAGCATCATCTTCAAAGTTATCTCACATCTCTCAGCACTTCCTCAACGAGCATGAGCATGACGTTATTCCTCCACCTCAAAATCAGAAGATACAACAACTTTTTATGATTGAAGGAAGACAAACAAGGGCTACAAGGCTTTAGCAAATTTTTGAGATTTTAGAAAACGGCAAGAAGAGAAGGTTACAGAGGATCTAGGTTTTGTGTAGAGAAGAAAAGCATAACAGTGAGAAGATATTACAGAGATGTATGACGGCGAGCATAGGAGATGTTGTTTTGTGCGgctgagaaagaaaaagattcaATACCGCAGACTATAATGTTTAATCTAGggtttttttctatttaatgGTGGGTTAGTTTAATTACATATTAGGTTTATTATTGTTCGATGGACTTCTGTAACTTAGATGGGCCAagaatacatatttaaatagaTCCAAtgtataaaaacttaaaaagatacaaatttggtaaaaaaaaatatcaggtTTCAACAATATAAAAGTTCAACGATTGATTTGAGACTAACGGTAAGAAGAGAAAATACTTTTTACTATTTATCACCTATTTTCTTTGATAAAATTTCTCCCacttagatatttatttttctctaaaatttgtatttgacaTCTATACATATAGTCCAGCCAAATCGTAAAAAAAGAGCAAAATTTGATACTTCACCATtctaaacttatattttatgttgcACTAAATCATCAAAAAAGAGCAAAATTTGATACTTCACCATtctaaacttatattttatgtaataatatatatatacaacatcTTTTTTTATAAGTCTATatactaaatattaaaaatgaatatgaatttctataaaatttaaaacagttttcaccagttttttttttaattaattatattaatatataaataaattcaaaataaatataaaatattgtaacCTTTATtcatttagatatataaaaattgaaagtAATATAAAAGCCCAGCCGTgttttttagattatttataaTCACAAAATAACAagattttatatatagaaagagATGGAAGTTTGCTTCAACCATGAAAATGGTGAAGTGCATTATATTGGAGGAATCAAGCAATATTTTGCGTCGAACAAGCCCAACAAGGCCTAAAACATCTCAAGCTCTCTGCCACCAACCAATATGCTAAAGGTAACTTTCTATGTACCATTCTTTTGATGTGCAAAGGAGAACAAGAAAAAGACATGAAATATATAGATCTTTATAAGTGGCAAACCAACAATCCAGAGCGGACAAGTGCTGGAGATAAATCAAACGATGCTGTTCCTATCATGAGGAGGAAGTCTTATAGTACAAATATAATCCTCATGATACCACCAAGAAGTTGCAAGCTCAATGATCTTGAAAGTAGATGCACTGAATGTTTATATTTCAAGCAAAATTGGAGAAGTTCTTGAAGATAGTTTATCATGTATAACCATAGACACATTTTCTTTTTACACTTTTCCACTtcattgttttaaattttgattagttttgCTATGCTAATCTCTTCACAGTCAGTGTCTCCATTgcttttcataaaaaaaaatcaatttcagtttgaacaaaattttataaataaatcaaCTTAATCGGGATATtgaaaaaaatgattataaacaAACAGACAAAAACTAAcacaaaatatacataattgtTACGAAATGCAACTCTCTGCAGCCCATGCCATTCATACAAATAATAAGCATAAAAACTACAAGCTCATTCTTCAGATTCCAAAATATAGCAAATCAAGTTTGACCAATCAATAATTGATTCAGCCTTATAAAAACATACAATCAGAAGACCACGTAAACTTCATCCAACCtatataatatgatatattcCGCAACCTCTTATTATAGACACAACCAtcaaaatcaataataaatctgagtatatataatttttccaCACCCAAACATTCTTAAAAACATAACGTTAttatttatacattatttttgcAAATGCTAACATAAACACACACgcaatgaaaatatataataatataattatatataacacGTTTAAACCATATtctgcgcgtagcgcggaccgaCCCTAGCTATTATATAAAGTATCAAAAAGTCTTTTAGGGGGCCAGAATCTTGATATAGTTGAATCATAggttgttgttcaaaaaaaaaaattgaatcataggttaaataaaattttaatttactaatctatatatatataaatatgttcgcCTCACTCCTGCTTTGCCACATCATAAAGCCGGTTCCTGACAGGTCAACACGTGTCCGGGTTGGATGATACTCACTGTTTCACTTAATCACATTTATTAATGTGCTTTTCTCTTTTTGTTAATAAATATTTCAGATCAGTGTTTTGGGCTTAACATAATTGGGTTTCTGGGCCGTAGAGTAACACATGAGAGGGTCCCACATGAGACGACTTCTTCTCCAAAAATAATGTCGACGAACGAAAGACATATCTGCTGCGTTTTAACAACTCCGGTTCAAACATACGGCCAATGAAGATTTGCTGCACCGACCACGCTGAATTCCGATCAAGATCAGTTGGAAGGCGTCGTATTTGACTGTTCGATTCTACTTCTTCTACCCTTGGTTGAATTTTGGAACTGTTATGGAAGTCGGTTGGATTCATGCATCCTCATTGACTATCACATTAAATCATTCAATGAACCTCCTCATTAAAACATTTtaactcaaatataaataat comes from the Brassica rapa cultivar Chiifu-401-42 chromosome A01, CAAS_Brap_v3.01, whole genome shotgun sequence genome and includes:
- the LOC103840729 gene encoding NAC domain-containing protein 55-like — translated: MGIQELDPLAQLSLPPGFRFYPTDEELMVEYLCRKAAGHDFSLQLIAEIDLYKFDAWVLPSKALFGEKEWYFFSPRDRKYPNGSRPNRVAGSGYWKATGTDKVISTAGRRVGIKKALVFYVGKAPKGTKTNWIMHEYRLIEPSRRYGSTKLDDWVLCRIYKKQSSAQKQVYSNPMTSGREYSNNDSSTSSSSHQYNDVLESLHEIDNRSLGFAAGSSNAPPHHSHRPSLNEQKTGFLNLAREPSFDWPSYGGHNSVPELTPSHNVPRLRYGDGGGYFQSVKTNEEDNKTQQQAEGFSADPVNGFGYSDQQHDAFGFI